One Periplaneta americana isolate PAMFEO1 chromosome 8, P.americana_PAMFEO1_priV1, whole genome shotgun sequence genomic region harbors:
- the LOC138704269 gene encoding uncharacterized protein, whose product MGSPPTTVEAARRRLRDVVRRGEKLGLTRSDLVALPAARRLTSAGSRSPWRSASLALTALAVLLAGTAALTKCYVNHHATTSSYSAGVAAAPTGSQDPWWQQQPLQRLVSVTV is encoded by the coding sequence ATGGGGTCTCCGCCGACTACAGTGGAGGCGGCCCGTCGCAGGCTGCGTGACGTAGTGCGTCGCGGCGAGAAGCTGGGTCTGACCCGGAGTGACCTCGTGGCGCTACCTGCCGCTCGCCGCCTCACGAGCGCGGGGTCAAGGTCGCCCTGGAGGAGCGCCAGCCTGGCCCTCACGGCCCTCGCCGTGCTGCTCGCCGGCACCGCAGCACTCACCAAGTGCTACGTCAACCACCACGCCACCACGTCCTCGTACTCTGCTGGAGTAGCGGCGGCTCCCACCGGCTCGCAGGATCCCTGGTGGCAGCAGCAGCCGCTTCAGAGGCTTGTGAGTGTTACAGTTTGA